One genomic segment of Vibrio quintilis includes these proteins:
- a CDS encoding PstS family phosphate ABC transporter substrate-binding protein produces the protein MRRTTKQLVCTLGLLMLATPALAREQISIVGSSTVYPFATIVAERFGKSTRFKVPKIESTGSGGGLKLFCAGVGQNTPDITNASRKIKASEVAKCKKNGVTEIIEVKIGYDGITLANSVKSPVMDVSVKEIYMALAKVLPDKNGKLMKNPYTRWQQINSALPDKKIEVLGPPPTSGTRDAFVELVMEAGCKTHPAMKALRKSDKSKFKAVCHGIREDGAFIEAGENDNLIVQKLVSNPGAFGIFGFSFLDQNRDKVQGAKINQVSPTFEAIGNGAYPVSRSLYFYVKKAHVGIIPGIKEYVSSFTSEDAIGEDGYLTERGLIPLPPSDWKTVRKYAGSMTPNL, from the coding sequence ATGCGCAGAACAACGAAACAGTTGGTATGCACTCTGGGTTTACTGATGCTGGCAACACCAGCACTGGCCCGGGAACAAATCAGTATTGTTGGCTCTTCAACCGTTTACCCTTTTGCGACCATTGTTGCCGAAAGGTTTGGTAAATCAACCCGGTTTAAAGTACCAAAAATTGAGTCAACCGGATCAGGCGGCGGGCTTAAACTATTTTGTGCTGGTGTGGGTCAAAACACGCCGGACATTACCAACGCCTCACGAAAAATTAAAGCCTCTGAAGTCGCCAAATGCAAAAAAAATGGTGTCACTGAAATCATTGAAGTCAAAATTGGTTATGACGGAATCACCCTCGCCAACTCAGTAAAATCACCGGTCATGGATGTTTCGGTGAAAGAAATTTATATGGCATTAGCGAAAGTATTACCGGATAAAAACGGCAAGCTGATGAAAAACCCATATACCCGCTGGCAACAAATCAACAGCGCCTTACCGGATAAAAAAATTGAAGTCTTAGGGCCGCCACCGACTTCAGGCACCCGGGACGCTTTTGTTGAACTGGTGATGGAAGCCGGATGTAAAACCCATCCGGCAATGAAAGCACTGCGTAAAAGTGACAAAAGTAAATTTAAAGCGGTCTGTCATGGTATTCGTGAAGATGGTGCATTTATCGAAGCCGGTGAGAACGACAATCTGATTGTTCAAAAACTGGTTTCTAACCCTGGCGCTTTTGGCATTTTCGGGTTCAGTTTCCTCGATCAGAACCGGGATAAAGTACAGGGTGCCAAAATTAACCAGGTTTCCCCGACGTTTGAAGCGATTGGTAACGGCGCTTATCCGGTTTCCCGTTCACTGTATTTCTATGTGAAAAAAGCCCATGTCGGCATTATTCCGGGTATCAAAGAGTATGTGTCTTCCTTTACCAGTGAAGATGCGATTGGTGAAGATGGCTATCTGACCGAACGGGGGTTAATTCCGCTACCACCTTCAGACTGGAAAACGGTCAGAAAATATGCCGGGAGCATGACACCCAACCTGTAA